A stretch of Aminivibrio pyruvatiphilus DNA encodes these proteins:
- the rplF gene encoding 50S ribosomal protein L6, translating to MSRIGRKIIPLGSGVSIAVNDGDVTVQGPKGKLSTPTVPGIDVAVEDGHVVVSRQNEQKQTKSFHGMMRALIANMVTGVSTGFKKDLEIVGVGYRAQMQGKKLILNLGYSNPVEYEAPAGIDIAVEGPTKLSVAGIDKQAVGQVAAIIRGFRSPEPYQGKGIRYAGERIIRKAGKTGAK from the coding sequence ATGTCTCGAATCGGACGAAAAATCATCCCCCTTGGCTCCGGAGTGAGCATTGCCGTCAATGACGGCGATGTGACCGTCCAGGGACCCAAGGGAAAGCTTTCGACTCCCACAGTTCCGGGGATCGATGTCGCCGTTGAGGACGGACACGTTGTCGTCAGCCGGCAGAACGAGCAGAAGCAGACAAAGTCCTTTCACGGGATGATGAGGGCCCTCATCGCCAACATGGTGACCGGGGTGAGCACCGGATTCAAGAAGGACCTCGAAATCGTCGGCGTGGGATACCGCGCCCAGATGCAGGGGAAAAAGCTCATTCTGAACCTCGGCTATTCCAACCCCGTGGAGTACGAAGCTCCCGCAGGAATAGACATCGCCGTCGAAGGTCCCACGAAACTTTCCGTGGCGGGAATTGACAAGCAGGCGGTAGGCCAGGTTGCGGCGATCATTCGCGGGTTCCGCTCTCCCGAACCCTACCAGGGCAAGGGAATCCGGTACGCCGGCGAGCGGATAATCCGCAAGGCCGGAAAGACCGGCGCCAAGTAA